A window of the Halostella litorea genome harbors these coding sequences:
- a CDS encoding O-acetylhomoserine aminocarboxypropyltransferase/cysteine synthase family protein, translating to MTDDSDRGFETRSLHDGQEPDPATGSRAPAIHQTTSYVFEDAEQAADQFALDEAGYIYSRIGNPTVETLEQRLASLEGGTGAVATSSGMAAFNLATTMLASVGDNVVSASSLYGGTYTYLEHTAARRGIEARFVDTLDYEAYEEAIDEDTAFVHCETIGNPALVTPDFDRLAEIAHDAGVPLFVDNTFATPHLCKPIEHGADLVWESTTKWLHGSGTTIGGVLVDGGSFPWDEHDYEEIAGPNPAYHGVDFSERFGDAAFAMAARARGLRDLGNQQSPFDAWQTLQGVETLPLRMERHCENAMAVAEYLEEHDAIEWVNYPGLESHETHEEASEYLDGGYGGMITFGLAGEGDAAYEAARGMCEQTELASLLANVGDAKTLIIHPASTTHQQLTEEEQAASGVVPEMVRLSVGIEDPADVIADLDAAIEAVR from the coding sequence ATGACGGACGACTCAGACCGCGGCTTCGAGACGCGTAGCCTCCACGACGGCCAGGAGCCCGACCCGGCGACCGGGTCCCGCGCGCCGGCGATCCACCAGACCACGTCGTACGTGTTCGAGGACGCCGAGCAGGCGGCGGACCAGTTCGCGCTCGACGAGGCGGGGTACATCTACAGCCGGATCGGCAACCCGACCGTCGAGACGCTGGAGCAGCGCCTCGCGAGCCTGGAGGGCGGCACCGGCGCGGTGGCGACCTCCAGCGGGATGGCCGCGTTCAACCTCGCGACGACGATGCTGGCCTCCGTGGGCGACAACGTCGTCAGCGCGTCGTCGCTGTACGGCGGCACGTACACCTACCTCGAACACACGGCCGCCCGCCGGGGGATCGAGGCCCGGTTCGTCGACACGCTCGACTACGAGGCCTACGAGGAAGCGATCGACGAGGACACCGCGTTCGTCCACTGCGAGACGATCGGCAACCCGGCGCTCGTGACGCCGGACTTCGACCGCCTCGCGGAGATCGCACACGACGCGGGCGTCCCGCTGTTCGTCGACAACACGTTCGCAACGCCCCACCTCTGCAAGCCGATCGAGCACGGCGCGGACCTGGTGTGGGAGTCGACGACGAAGTGGCTCCACGGCTCCGGCACGACCATCGGCGGCGTGCTCGTCGACGGCGGATCCTTCCCCTGGGACGAACACGACTACGAGGAGATCGCCGGCCCGAACCCCGCGTACCACGGCGTCGACTTCAGCGAGCGCTTCGGCGACGCCGCCTTCGCCATGGCCGCCCGCGCCCGCGGCCTGCGGGACCTCGGCAACCAGCAGTCGCCGTTCGACGCCTGGCAGACCCTGCAGGGCGTCGAGACGCTCCCGCTCCGGATGGAGCGCCACTGCGAGAACGCGATGGCCGTCGCCGAGTACCTGGAGGAGCACGACGCGATCGAGTGGGTGAACTACCCCGGCCTGGAGTCCCACGAGACCCACGAGGAGGCCTCGGAGTACCTCGACGGCGGCTACGGCGGCATGATCACCTTCGGCCTCGCGGGCGAGGGCGACGCCGCCTACGAGGCCGCCCGCGGCATGTGCGAGCAGACGGAACTGGCGAGCCTGCTCGCCAACGTCGGCGACGCCAAGACGCTGATCATCCACCCCGCCAGCACCACGCACCAGCAGTTGACCGAGGAGGAACAGGCGGCCAGCGGTGTCGTCCCCGAGATGGTGCGCCTCTCGGTCGGCATCGAGGACCCCGCGGACGTGATCGCCGACCTCGACGCCGCGATCGAGGCGGTGCGGTAA
- a CDS encoding Htur_1727 family rSAM-partnered candidate RiPP — protein MVEKARRNEVGDNPRGGDGREWEVFVREDADEPMQHVGSVSAPSPEVAHEQATRLFAWFATDVWICPADETHRFSTHDLDDEAEPAPHPDGPEGRTHEL, from the coding sequence ATGGTCGAGAAAGCGCGCCGAAACGAGGTCGGGGACAACCCCCGCGGCGGGGACGGACGCGAGTGGGAGGTGTTCGTCCGCGAGGACGCCGACGAACCGATGCAACACGTCGGGAGCGTCAGCGCGCCGTCGCCGGAGGTCGCCCACGAGCAGGCGACGCGGCTGTTCGCGTGGTTCGCAACGGACGTGTGGATCTGCCCCGCCGACGAGACGCACCGCTTCTCCACGCACGACCTGGACGACGAGGCGGAGCCGGCACCCCACCCCGACGGCCCGGAGGGCCGCACCCACGAGCTATGA
- a CDS encoding TIGR04347 family pseudo-SAM/SPASM protein — translation MISVSKLLCDMDAEGDGLRYDAADESDADQIRERKQRRPVVVWNLTKQCNLYCEHCYAAATEERAPGELSTAEGKRLLDDLADYGVPVVLFSGGEPLVRDDLTELVAYAADRGIRPVLSTNGTLITPERAAELRDAGLKYAGVSVDGLRERNDAFRGQEGAFDAAVRGIEACLDAGLKTGLRYTITERTAPDLEDVVDFLYDVGVDRFCFYHLDYGGRGAAIRDADLAPDEKREAVRRVCDMTREYHDRGEEIETLLVGNYCDAAYLVEYAREELGDALADRVEAYLRRNGGDPAGERVADVDYQGNVHLTQFWQGYSLGNVRDRSFGAIWEDDSNPLLRALREREDHLTGKCAGCQYRGVCRGASRLRSLAAHDHPFGPDPQCYLSEAEVSGGMTGNPAD, via the coding sequence ATGATCTCGGTCAGCAAACTCCTCTGTGACATGGACGCCGAGGGCGACGGCCTGCGTTACGACGCGGCCGACGAGTCCGACGCCGACCAGATCCGCGAGCGCAAGCAGCGCCGGCCGGTCGTCGTCTGGAACCTCACGAAGCAGTGCAACCTCTACTGCGAGCACTGCTACGCCGCCGCGACCGAGGAGCGCGCCCCCGGCGAACTGTCGACGGCCGAGGGGAAGCGGCTGCTGGACGACCTGGCCGACTACGGCGTCCCGGTCGTCCTCTTCTCCGGCGGGGAACCGCTCGTCCGGGACGACCTGACCGAACTCGTCGCGTACGCCGCCGACCGCGGGATCCGCCCCGTCCTCTCGACGAACGGGACGCTGATCACGCCGGAGCGGGCGGCGGAACTGCGCGACGCCGGCCTCAAGTACGCCGGCGTCTCCGTCGACGGCCTGCGCGAGCGCAACGACGCGTTCCGCGGGCAGGAAGGGGCGTTCGACGCCGCGGTCAGGGGGATCGAGGCCTGCCTCGACGCCGGCCTCAAGACCGGCCTGCGCTACACGATCACCGAGCGCACCGCGCCGGACCTGGAGGACGTGGTCGACTTCCTCTACGACGTCGGCGTCGACCGCTTCTGTTTCTACCACCTCGACTACGGCGGCCGGGGCGCGGCGATCCGCGACGCCGACCTCGCCCCCGACGAGAAACGCGAGGCGGTCCGGCGGGTCTGTGACATGACCCGCGAGTACCACGACCGCGGCGAGGAGATAGAGACGCTGCTGGTGGGCAACTACTGCGACGCCGCCTACCTCGTGGAGTACGCCCGCGAGGAACTGGGCGACGCCCTCGCCGACCGCGTCGAGGCGTACCTCCGGCGCAACGGCGGCGACCCGGCCGGCGAGCGCGTCGCCGACGTGGACTACCAGGGCAACGTCCACCTCACGCAGTTCTGGCAGGGCTACTCGCTTGGCAACGTCCGGGACCGCTCGTTCGGCGCGATCTGGGAGGACGACTCGAACCCGCTCCTGCGGGCGCTCCGCGAGCGCGAGGACCACCTCACGGGCAAGTGCGCCGGCTGCCAGTACCGGGGCGTCTGTCGCGGCGCGTCGCGGCTGCGCTCGCTCGCCGCCCACGACCACCCGTTCGGCCCCGACCCGCAGTGTTACCTCTCCGAGGCTGAGGTCTCGGGCGGCATGACGGGTAACCCGGCGGACTGA
- a CDS encoding halocyanin domain-containing protein, with translation MTDHTDLDRRRFLTATAAATASTVLLAGCSSDSGGGDGGGDGGDSDGGGGGGDGGGGSAPSEVENYLSGANNYDGVVDETGSDAVEVAVGPNSENAFGPAAVRVSSGTTVTWDWKNGSHNVIPDTVPDGSDWSGDDSIEMPDYSHEHTFETAGVYLYYCSPHETVGMKGAVVVEE, from the coding sequence ATGACCGACCATACCGACCTCGATAGACGACGGTTTCTGACGGCAACGGCCGCGGCGACCGCTTCTACAGTACTGCTCGCCGGCTGTTCGTCCGACAGCGGCGGCGGCGACGGTGGCGGCGATGGCGGCGACAGCGACGGCGGCGGTGGAGGCGGTGACGGCGGCGGGGGCAGCGCCCCCTCCGAAGTCGAGAACTACCTGAGCGGCGCGAACAACTACGACGGCGTTGTCGACGAGACTGGCTCGGACGCCGTCGAGGTGGCCGTCGGGCCGAACAGCGAGAACGCGTTCGGGCCCGCCGCCGTCCGGGTGTCCTCCGGAACGACAGTCACGTGGGACTGGAAGAACGGCTCCCACAACGTCATCCCGGACACCGTTCCCGACGGCTCGGACTGGAGCGGCGACGACTCCATCGAGATGCCCGATTACTCCCACGAACACACCTTCGAGACGGCCGGCGTCTACCTCTACTACTGCTCGCCCCACGAGACGGTGGGGATGAAGGGCGCAGTCGTCGTCGAGGAGTAG
- a CDS encoding TIGR04053 family radical SAM/SPASM domain-containing protein, with product MRPSAVDTDERPFVLVWEVTQACELACEHCRADAQPRRHPDELTTAEGKELLDAAADFGDGQLVVLSGGDPLARDDLVDLVEYGTELGLRMTLTPSGTGSLTPEVIADLADAGLQRMALSLDGASAESHDAFRGEAGSFEQTVAAAETAREAGLPLQINTTVCDTTVDELPALRDRVADLGAVLWSVFFLVPVGRGRVLDPVPPERAERVMEWLHEVSDEARFGVKTTEAPHYRRVGIQRARDGGDAAGASGPGSGAPGDGTAAPDADAIGRRAGIRAGDGFAFVSHVGEVYPSGFLPESAGDVREDDLVDVYRDADLFESLRDPDGFRGKCGACPFRNVCGGSRSRAYAHTGDPLASDPLCPYVPEGYDGPLPWESAAEPTSAD from the coding sequence GTGCGGCCCAGCGCCGTCGACACGGACGAGCGCCCGTTCGTCCTCGTCTGGGAGGTGACGCAGGCCTGCGAACTCGCCTGCGAGCATTGCCGGGCGGACGCCCAGCCCCGCCGGCACCCGGACGAGTTGACGACCGCGGAGGGGAAGGAACTGCTCGACGCCGCGGCCGACTTCGGCGACGGCCAGCTGGTCGTGCTCTCGGGCGGCGACCCGCTGGCCCGCGACGACCTGGTCGACCTCGTCGAGTACGGCACGGAGCTCGGGCTCCGGATGACGCTGACGCCGAGCGGCACCGGGTCGCTGACGCCCGAGGTGATCGCCGACCTCGCCGACGCCGGGCTACAGCGGATGGCGCTCAGCCTCGACGGCGCGAGCGCCGAGTCACACGACGCCTTCCGCGGGGAGGCGGGGAGCTTCGAGCAGACCGTCGCGGCCGCCGAGACCGCCCGCGAGGCGGGGCTACCGCTCCAGATCAACACGACCGTCTGCGACACGACGGTCGACGAACTGCCGGCGCTGCGCGACCGCGTGGCCGACCTCGGCGCGGTGCTGTGGTCGGTGTTCTTCCTCGTCCCGGTCGGGCGGGGCCGGGTCCTGGACCCCGTCCCCCCCGAGCGCGCCGAGCGCGTGATGGAGTGGCTCCACGAGGTGAGCGACGAGGCCCGCTTCGGCGTGAAGACGACGGAGGCACCCCACTACCGCCGCGTCGGGATCCAGCGGGCGCGCGACGGGGGCGACGCCGCCGGAGCGTCCGGCCCCGGGTCCGGCGCGCCCGGCGACGGCACCGCCGCGCCCGACGCCGACGCCATCGGCCGGCGGGCGGGCATCCGCGCCGGCGACGGCTTCGCGTTCGTCAGCCACGTCGGCGAGGTGTACCCCTCCGGGTTCCTCCCGGAGTCGGCGGGCGACGTCCGCGAGGACGACCTCGTCGACGTGTACCGCGACGCCGACCTGTTCGAGTCGCTGCGCGACCCCGACGGCTTCCGCGGGAAGTGCGGCGCGTGCCCGTTCCGAAACGTCTGTGGCGGCAGCCGGTCGCGGGCGTACGCCCACACCGGCGACCCGCTGGCGAGCGACCCGCTGTGCCCGTACGTTCCGGAGGGGTACGACGGCCCCCTCCCATGGGAATCGGCCGCGGAACCGACCTCGGCCGACTGA
- a CDS encoding CGCGG family putative rSAM-modified RiPP protein has protein sequence MGSVSHDDVEPVTERVHDNSWSANLEKPHHGEDRDLVLEQARDAVEHTAPGNHVNLVTHGDHGHPETYLYDDLRAAFDGLDLEYVEQCGCGGHVTRVRVEE, from the coding sequence ATGGGATCAGTGTCTCACGACGACGTCGAACCCGTGACCGAGCGCGTCCACGACAACTCGTGGTCGGCCAACCTGGAGAAGCCACACCACGGCGAGGACCGGGACCTCGTCCTCGAGCAGGCCCGGGACGCCGTCGAACACACCGCCCCGGGGAACCACGTCAACCTCGTCACCCACGGGGACCACGGCCACCCCGAGACGTACCTGTACGACGACCTCCGGGCGGCGTTCGACGGGCTCGACCTAGAGTACGTCGAGCAGTGCGGCTGCGGGGGCCACGTCACCCGCGTCCGCGTGGAGGAATAG
- a CDS encoding DUF2249 domain-containing protein, with amino-acid sequence MPEPEAALSGTDAPTDRPRETLDARELPPPQPLQRTLELLPELDDGTVLVQFNDRAPQHLYPKLADRGYEYETVGEDPVVTAIWKP; translated from the coding sequence ATGCCCGAACCGGAAGCCGCGTTGTCCGGGACCGACGCGCCGACCGATCGCCCCCGCGAGACGCTGGACGCGCGTGAACTGCCGCCGCCCCAGCCGCTCCAGCGGACGCTCGAACTGCTGCCCGAACTGGACGACGGGACGGTGCTGGTGCAGTTCAACGACCGCGCGCCCCAGCACCTCTACCCGAAGCTCGCGGACAGGGGCTACGAGTACGAGACGGTTGGGGAGGACCCCGTCGTCACGGCGATCTGGAAGCCGTAG
- a CDS encoding DUF2249 domain-containing protein — protein MTDRTLDLRDVPPPERHPKIHDAFADLESGEALTLVNDHEPKPLFYEMKAEVDSFDADGYEVERRDANEFVATLPKE, from the coding sequence ATGACGGACCGAACGCTCGACCTTCGCGACGTGCCGCCGCCGGAGCGCCACCCCAAGATCCACGACGCCTTCGCCGACCTGGAGAGCGGCGAGGCGCTGACGCTGGTCAACGACCACGAGCCGAAGCCGCTGTTCTACGAGATGAAAGCCGAGGTGGACTCGTTCGACGCCGACGGCTACGAGGTCGAACGGCGCGACGCGAACGAGTTCGTCGCCACGCTCCCGAAGGAGTAG
- a CDS encoding DUF2249 domain-containing protein — protein sequence MSTDTPDRSLDARQIDGEPFSDIVAELDALGDDETFVLVNSFEPEPLYDVLEQRGFTYETERVADDEWQVEIEHV from the coding sequence ATGAGCACGGACACGCCCGACCGCTCGCTCGACGCCAGGCAGATCGACGGCGAGCCGTTCAGCGACATCGTGGCGGAGCTGGACGCGCTCGGCGACGACGAAACGTTCGTCCTCGTCAACAGTTTCGAACCCGAACCCCTCTACGACGTGCTCGAACAGCGCGGTTTCACCTACGAAACCGAACGGGTCGCGGACGACGAGTGGCAGGTGGAGATCGAACACGTCTAG
- a CDS encoding helix-turn-helix domain-containing protein: MPQAQLTLTVPEETWIGDLSRSYPDARVRILAALADEAAGVGLAEIAARDLPDLVGDMAAYDEVIDLELLQDYEDEALVQFETTMPLLLFAVQDSGVPLELPFDIVDGAAEWTVTAPQDRLSELGEQLDTVGVSYTVDYVQQTIDSDQLLTDHQLNLVRTAVEVGYYDTPRTCSLTELAEELDIAKSTCSESLHRAEEKIVKQFLEDVTNS; the protein is encoded by the coding sequence ATGCCACAGGCGCAACTCACGCTGACCGTTCCCGAGGAGACGTGGATCGGGGACCTGTCCCGGTCGTACCCCGACGCGCGGGTCCGGATCCTCGCGGCGCTGGCCGACGAGGCCGCGGGGGTCGGGCTCGCTGAGATCGCCGCGCGGGACCTGCCGGATCTAGTCGGCGACATGGCCGCGTACGACGAGGTGATCGACCTCGAACTGCTCCAGGACTACGAGGACGAGGCGCTGGTGCAGTTCGAGACGACGATGCCGCTGTTGCTGTTTGCGGTCCAGGACTCCGGCGTCCCGCTCGAACTCCCCTTCGACATCGTCGACGGGGCCGCCGAGTGGACGGTGACGGCCCCGCAGGACCGCCTCTCCGAACTGGGCGAGCAACTCGACACGGTCGGCGTCTCCTACACCGTCGACTACGTCCAGCAGACGATCGACTCCGACCAGCTGCTCACCGACCACCAGCTCAACCTCGTGCGGACGGCCGTTGAGGTGGGGTACTACGACACGCCCCGCACCTGCTCGCTGACCGAGCTGGCCGAGGAGCTGGACATCGCCAAGTCGACGTGTTCCGAGAGCCTCCACCGCGCGGAGGAGAAGATAGTCAAGCAGTTCCTTGAGGACGTAACGAACTCGTGA
- a CDS encoding winged helix-turn-helix domain-containing protein — MVRDPFGDDDAPELQDVLDALDDPDCRAIITELEAPMTASELSDAADVPLSTTYRKLDLLSEASLLSERTEIRSDGQHTTRYEVAFDEVRIALDEQRSFDVGITRPERSPDEQLAAMWSEVRKET; from the coding sequence ATGGTGCGGGACCCCTTCGGCGACGACGACGCCCCAGAGCTCCAGGACGTCCTCGATGCGCTGGACGACCCGGACTGCCGCGCCATCATCACGGAACTCGAAGCGCCCATGACAGCAAGCGAACTCTCCGACGCGGCCGACGTACCGCTGTCGACCACCTACCGGAAGCTCGATCTCCTCTCCGAGGCGTCGCTGCTCTCCGAACGAACCGAGATCCGGTCGGACGGCCAGCACACGACCCGGTACGAGGTCGCGTTCGACGAGGTCCGGATCGCTCTGGACGAGCAGCGGTCGTTCGACGTGGGGATCACCCGCCCCGAGCGCTCGCCGGACGAACAGCTCGCTGCCATGTGGTCGGAGGTGCGCAAGGAGACATGA
- a CDS encoding DUF7521 family protein: MTHPFVIVGLKTATLFLGGMITFYAFRAYRRTRSPALRALAIGFGVVTLGSLLAGAIDQVLQVDRELALIVESGLTAVGFAVILYSLYAE; the protein is encoded by the coding sequence ATGACTCACCCCTTCGTCATCGTCGGTCTCAAGACCGCGACGCTGTTCCTCGGCGGCATGATCACGTTCTACGCCTTCCGGGCGTACCGGCGGACCCGCTCCCCGGCGCTGCGCGCGCTGGCGATCGGGTTCGGGGTGGTCACGTTGGGCTCGCTGCTGGCGGGCGCGATAGACCAGGTGCTTCAGGTCGACCGGGAACTGGCGCTCATCGTCGAGAGCGGCCTGACCGCGGTCGGCTTCGCCGTGATCCTCTACTCGCTGTACGCGGAGTGA
- the cysK gene encoding cysteine synthase A, protein MTEIVDDATELVGSTPLVRLDAFGGVLAKLEEFNPYSVKDRIAREMVEAAEAAGELDGDTAVVEPTSGNTGIGLAFVCAAKGYDLTLTMPESMSEERRKLLAAMGADLVLTDADDGMNGAIDAAKERAASDDAVMLGQFGNEANPRAHRLTTGKEVWEATDGELGAFVAGVGTGGTITGVAEYLTEVRGVDADIVAVEPERSAVLSGESPGSHGIQGIGAGFVPEVLREALIDEVETVHREDAVAATRKLAREEGIVAGISSGAALAAAERVASRDPDGPVVTVLPDSGERYLSTDLFE, encoded by the coding sequence ATGACGGAGATAGTCGACGACGCGACGGAGCTGGTCGGATCGACGCCGCTCGTCCGGCTCGACGCCTTCGGGGGCGTGCTCGCGAAGCTCGAGGAGTTCAATCCCTACTCTGTCAAGGACCGGATCGCCCGCGAGATGGTCGAGGCGGCCGAGGCGGCGGGGGAACTCGACGGCGACACGGCCGTCGTCGAGCCGACCAGCGGCAACACCGGGATCGGGCTGGCGTTCGTCTGTGCCGCGAAGGGGTACGACCTGACGCTGACGATGCCGGAGTCGATGAGCGAGGAGCGCCGGAAGCTGCTCGCCGCGATGGGGGCGGACCTGGTGTTGACCGACGCCGACGACGGGATGAACGGCGCGATAGACGCCGCCAAGGAGCGCGCGGCGAGCGACGACGCCGTCATGCTGGGGCAGTTCGGCAACGAGGCCAACCCCCGCGCGCACCGACTGACGACCGGCAAGGAGGTGTGGGAGGCGACCGACGGCGAACTCGGCGCGTTCGTCGCCGGCGTCGGCACCGGCGGGACGATCACCGGCGTCGCGGAGTACCTGACGGAGGTCCGGGGCGTCGACGCCGATATCGTGGCCGTCGAGCCCGAGCGGTCGGCGGTCCTCTCGGGCGAATCGCCCGGGAGCCACGGGATCCAGGGGATCGGCGCGGGGTTCGTCCCCGAGGTGCTCCGCGAGGCGCTGATAGACGAGGTCGAGACCGTCCACCGCGAGGACGCCGTCGCGGCGACCCGGAAGCTGGCCCGGGAGGAGGGCATCGTCGCGGGCATCTCCTCGGGCGCGGCGCTGGCCGCCGCCGAGCGCGTCGCGTCGCGGGACCCGGACGGCCCCGTCGTCACCGTCCTCCCCGACTCGGGCGAGCGCTACCTCTCGACGGACCTGTTCGAGTGA
- a CDS encoding halocyanin domain-containing protein gives MTENDTPAGVSRRRLLKATGAAGLAAAAPAAASGRAAAQEGGYGDWFSDVPNFEGTEDMRDQDSVTVEVGPGGNNVYESPAVRVSPGTTVTWEWVQGSHNVAVESTPEGADWSGDESIETPDYSHEHTFETEGVYLYFCTPHQSLGMKGAVVVGDVEVDDEAAMGGGNGEGGGSGNESSGGGGGGDDGGSGGDDSNAMTLLGASMLAAFLSPIAFAIFLFTRRREPENGAPLLEAD, from the coding sequence ATGACCGAGAACGACACACCCGCCGGCGTCAGCCGCCGGCGACTGCTCAAGGCGACCGGCGCGGCAGGCCTCGCGGCGGCCGCGCCCGCCGCCGCGTCCGGGCGCGCCGCCGCCCAGGAGGGCGGCTACGGCGACTGGTTCAGCGACGTCCCCAACTTCGAGGGAACCGAGGACATGCGCGACCAGGACTCGGTGACCGTCGAGGTCGGCCCGGGCGGGAACAACGTGTACGAATCGCCGGCGGTCCGCGTCTCGCCGGGGACGACCGTCACCTGGGAGTGGGTGCAGGGGTCGCACAACGTCGCCGTCGAGTCCACCCCGGAGGGGGCCGACTGGAGCGGCGACGAGTCCATCGAGACGCCCGACTACTCCCACGAACACACCTTCGAGACGGAGGGGGTCTACCTCTACTTCTGTACCCCGCACCAGTCCCTCGGGATGAAGGGGGCGGTCGTCGTTGGCGACGTCGAAGTCGACGACGAGGCCGCGATGGGCGGCGGTAACGGCGAGGGCGGTGGCAGCGGCAACGAGTCCAGCGGCGGCGGTGGCGGCGGCGACGACGGCGGCAGCGGGGGCGACGACTCGAACGCCATGACGCTGCTCGGCGCCAGCATGCTCGCCGCGTTCCTGTCGCCCATCGCCTTCGCCATCTTCCTGTTCACGCGCCGTCGGGAGCCGGAGAACGGGGCGCCGCTCCTCGAAGCGGACTGA
- a CDS encoding SRPBCC family protein, whose protein sequence is MQTVSVEATVGDPPEVVADRLHDLGPLMEAADFDEVHVDGDRVRVVNAVGLATLELTVEVFDSDAELAYEQVDGIFESMATWYELEPTDDGTHVAVTTEFELGTALVGDLLDATVIARQRRSELEGQLEYLDGAEP, encoded by the coding sequence ATGCAAACAGTTTCCGTCGAGGCGACAGTCGGCGATCCGCCCGAAGTCGTGGCCGACCGGCTCCACGACCTCGGACCGCTGATGGAGGCCGCCGACTTCGACGAGGTCCACGTCGACGGCGACCGGGTCCGGGTGGTCAACGCGGTCGGCCTCGCGACGCTCGAACTCACCGTCGAAGTGTTCGATTCCGACGCCGAACTGGCCTACGAGCAGGTCGACGGCATCTTCGAGTCGATGGCGACGTGGTACGAACTGGAGCCGACGGACGACGGCACGCACGTGGCCGTGACCACCGAGTTCGAACTCGGCACCGCGCTGGTCGGCGACCTGCTCGACGCGACCGTCATCGCGCGCCAGCGCCGCAGCGAGCTGGAGGGGCAACTGGAGTACCTCGACGGCGCGGAGCCGTAA
- a CDS encoding DUF7521 family protein, whose translation MIPQDLLIVASKTTTLLCGGFVASLAYRAYLRTHSPALRALAYGLAFVTLGTVIAGALHQLVGVTIETGVAVQSAFTAVGFLVLAYSLYARTPDREPDRTAAGGDGVGR comes from the coding sequence ATGATCCCACAGGACCTCCTGATCGTCGCGAGCAAGACGACGACGCTGCTCTGTGGCGGATTCGTCGCCTCGCTCGCCTACCGGGCGTATCTCCGCACGCACTCCCCGGCGCTGCGCGCGCTCGCCTACGGGCTGGCGTTCGTCACGCTTGGCACGGTGATCGCCGGCGCGCTCCACCAGCTCGTCGGCGTCACTATCGAGACCGGCGTCGCCGTCCAGAGCGCGTTCACGGCGGTCGGCTTCCTCGTGCTCGCGTACTCGCTGTACGCGCGGACCCCGGACCGGGAGCCGGACCGCACGGCCGCGGGCGGCGACGGCGTCGGCCGGTAA